The proteins below are encoded in one region of Aggregicoccus sp. 17bor-14:
- the mprF gene encoding bifunctional lysylphosphatidylglycerol flippase/synthetase MprF — translation MSALSAAPLPASSPPRPRLLRLALALIPLGLLGLAARALHRELAQLPVDAVREAMGRIGPPALGLALGLTALNYLLLTGYDVLALANLGRRLRYRRVALASFLAYAFGHSVGMAWLSGGSLRYRFYSAWGLKSRQVAGIVAFCSLTFWVGVLATGAWALLSGAAPALPFAALTPALLRAVGVGLAALLLAYLAASALLPRPLELRGHALLLPSLPLALAQVAVASADWVLAAAVLRALLPPEAGLSLAALLSLFIVAQLAGLLSQVPGGLGVFESVVLAALAPRLGAPAVLGTLVVYRLVYYVLPFAAASALLAGHEALEGRTLLSRTLARVHAAVAPLVPTLAALAAFLGGAVLLFSGATPAVHARLQVLEQRVPLAVLEASHVLGSLVGLALLLLARALYRRLDGAWALALGLLVAGGVLSLAKGFDYEEASLLFALALALAPFHRSFHRQTSLWAERLRPGWALAVALVVGASVGLSLFCFRHVEYGHELWWHFALLSDAPRSLRASVGVLGAGFLFGMWQLLQPAPARVQLPDAAALARARPLVARAGEAAAHLALVGDKALLFGERDEALLMYGVEGRSWVAMGDPVGPDAAATQLAWRFREEVDRHHGWCCFYQVGPRALPRYLDLGLSLLKLGEEAVVPLADFSLEGPSRRALRTAHRKMEREGLRFELVPREGVPALLPALQRVSDAWLCGQRTREKGFSLGYFCPRYLAEGPVAVARKDGELVAFANVWAPAERGELSVDLMRHLPHAPRGCMEFLFVELMLWGRAQGYARFNLGMAPFSGLEGHALAPLWHRLGNLLFQHGEHFYNFQGLRQYKEKFDPVWTPRYLAYPGALALPRVLTHVAALVSRGLSGVVAR, via the coding sequence ATGTCCGCGCTCAGCGCCGCCCCCCTGCCGGCCTCGTCGCCCCCGCGACCGCGCCTCCTGCGGCTCGCGCTGGCGCTGATTCCGCTCGGGCTGCTCGGGCTCGCCGCGCGGGCGCTGCACCGGGAGCTCGCCCAGCTGCCGGTGGACGCGGTGCGCGAGGCGATGGGGCGCATCGGCCCGCCGGCGCTCGGGCTCGCCCTGGGCCTCACCGCGCTCAACTACCTGCTGCTCACCGGCTACGACGTGCTGGCGCTCGCGAACCTCGGGCGCCGGCTGCGCTACCGCCGGGTGGCGCTCGCCTCCTTCCTCGCCTACGCCTTCGGCCACAGCGTGGGAATGGCCTGGCTGAGCGGCGGCTCGCTGCGCTACCGCTTCTACTCGGCGTGGGGGCTCAAGAGCCGGCAGGTGGCGGGCATCGTCGCCTTCTGCAGCCTCACCTTCTGGGTGGGCGTGCTCGCCACCGGCGCCTGGGCGCTGCTCTCCGGCGCCGCGCCCGCCCTGCCCTTCGCCGCCCTCACCCCTGCGCTGCTGCGCGCAGTGGGGGTGGGGCTCGCCGCGCTGCTCCTCGCCTACCTCGCGGCGAGCGCGCTGCTGCCGCGGCCGCTCGAGCTTCGCGGGCACGCGCTCTTGCTGCCCTCGCTGCCGCTCGCGCTCGCGCAGGTGGCGGTGGCGAGCGCGGACTGGGTGCTCGCGGCCGCGGTGCTGCGCGCGCTGCTGCCGCCCGAGGCGGGGCTCTCGCTCGCGGCGCTGCTCTCGCTCTTCATCGTCGCGCAGCTCGCGGGGCTCCTGAGCCAGGTGCCCGGGGGCCTGGGCGTCTTCGAGAGCGTGGTGCTCGCCGCGCTCGCGCCGCGGCTCGGGGCGCCCGCGGTGCTGGGCACGCTGGTGGTGTACCGGCTCGTCTACTACGTGCTGCCCTTCGCGGCGGCGAGCGCGCTGCTCGCGGGGCACGAGGCGCTGGAGGGGCGCACGCTGCTCTCGCGCACGCTCGCCCGGGTGCACGCGGCCGTCGCCCCGCTGGTGCCCACGCTCGCGGCGCTCGCGGCCTTCCTCGGCGGCGCGGTGCTGCTCTTCAGCGGCGCGACGCCCGCGGTGCACGCGCGCCTGCAGGTCCTCGAGCAGCGCGTGCCGCTCGCGGTGCTCGAGGCGAGCCACGTGCTGGGCAGCCTCGTGGGGCTCGCGCTGCTCCTGCTCGCGCGCGCGCTGTACCGGCGGCTCGACGGCGCGTGGGCGCTCGCGCTCGGGCTGCTGGTGGCCGGCGGCGTGCTCAGCCTCGCCAAGGGCTTCGACTACGAGGAGGCGAGCCTGCTCTTCGCGCTCGCGCTCGCGCTCGCCCCCTTCCACCGCAGCTTCCACCGCCAGACCAGCCTCTGGGCGGAGCGGCTGCGGCCGGGCTGGGCGCTCGCCGTGGCGCTGGTGGTGGGCGCGAGCGTGGGCCTGAGCCTCTTCTGCTTCCGGCACGTGGAGTACGGGCACGAGCTGTGGTGGCACTTCGCGCTGCTCTCGGACGCGCCGCGCTCCCTGCGCGCGAGCGTGGGCGTGCTCGGCGCGGGCTTCCTCTTCGGGATGTGGCAGCTCTTGCAGCCGGCGCCCGCGCGCGTGCAACTGCCGGACGCGGCGGCGCTCGCGCGCGCGCGGCCCCTGGTGGCGCGCGCGGGTGAGGCGGCGGCGCACCTCGCGCTGGTGGGGGACAAGGCGCTGCTCTTCGGCGAGCGCGACGAGGCGCTGCTCATGTACGGCGTGGAGGGGCGCAGCTGGGTGGCGATGGGAGACCCGGTGGGCCCGGACGCCGCGGCCACGCAGCTCGCGTGGCGCTTTCGCGAGGAGGTGGACCGCCACCACGGCTGGTGCTGCTTCTACCAGGTGGGCCCGCGCGCGCTGCCGCGCTACCTGGACCTGGGCCTCTCGCTGCTCAAGCTGGGCGAGGAGGCGGTGGTGCCGCTCGCGGACTTCTCTCTCGAGGGCCCCTCGCGCCGCGCGCTGCGCACCGCGCACCGCAAGATGGAGCGCGAGGGGCTCCGCTTCGAGCTCGTCCCGCGCGAGGGCGTGCCCGCGCTGCTGCCTGCGCTGCAGCGCGTGAGCGACGCGTGGCTGTGCGGGCAGCGTACGCGCGAGAAGGGCTTCAGCCTCGGCTACTTCTGCCCGCGCTACCTCGCGGAGGGGCCCGTGGCCGTGGCGCGCAAGGACGGCGAGCTCGTCGCCTTCGCCAACGTGTGGGCCCCGGCGGAGCGCGGCGAGCTGAGCGTGGACCTGATGCGCCACCTGCCCCACGCGCCGCGCGGCTGCATGGAGTTCCTCTTCGTGGAGCTGATGCTGTGGGGGCGCGCGCAGGGCTACGCGCGCTTCAACCTGGGCATGGCGCCCTTCAGCGGCCTCGAGGGCCACGCGCTCGCGCCCCTGTGGCACCGGCTGGGCAACCTGCTCTTCCAGCACGGCGAGCACTTCTACAACTTCCAGGGCCTGCGCCAGTACAAGGAGAAGTTCGACCCCGTGTGGACGCCACGCTACCTCGCCTACCCGGGGGCGCTCGCGCTCCCGCGGGTGCTCACCCACGTCGCGGCGCTGGTGAGCCGCGGCCTCAGCGGCGTGGTGGCGCGATGA
- a CDS encoding AcvB/VirJ family lysyl-phosphatidylglycerol hydrolase gives MKRALLTATLLLALPALAGPAPKPLPPSFKAGRLGRVQVYRPEGAPTSAAVLLVDHAGDKGGEGAALGEALARGGTLVLEADARAYVASVKKDGHCVYPAGDVEVLAQAAQKQLELPEYLHPVVVGMGQEGAGLAYASLAQAPPGAFRGALSVGFLPRLALARGLCVGSGLVRERTADGTHELLRPAHRLPAPWRVLPRAAPDAPLEDFVSAVPGARLLAPVSGPLPEAASAALAALLHDTEAAAAAPPPVVTPPAPGAPAQAGAPLAPVDGLPLVLAPAAHPTGDALVLLVSGDGGWAGIDRELAQAFNAQGFNVLGWDSLRYFWRKRSPEEAADAMGRALAHYAQAWGAKRLVLVGYSRGADVLPGITARLPPAMRARVALLALLGPGQEAEYEVHVMDLLGASGRDVHPILPELARLPATTPVLCVYGDEEKADSLCPLLQGRAGASVTELPGGHHFEGDYATVARHVLGAARGGVHDL, from the coding sequence ATGAAGCGCGCACTCCTCACGGCCACGCTGCTGCTCGCGCTCCCGGCCCTCGCCGGCCCCGCGCCCAAGCCCCTGCCCCCGAGCTTCAAGGCCGGCCGCCTCGGGCGCGTGCAGGTGTACCGGCCCGAGGGGGCCCCCACCTCCGCCGCGGTGCTGCTGGTGGACCACGCGGGGGACAAGGGGGGCGAGGGCGCGGCCCTGGGCGAGGCGCTCGCGCGCGGCGGCACGCTGGTGCTCGAGGCGGACGCGCGCGCCTACGTGGCCTCGGTGAAGAAGGACGGGCACTGCGTATACCCGGCCGGGGACGTGGAGGTACTCGCGCAGGCGGCGCAGAAGCAGCTGGAGCTGCCCGAGTACCTGCACCCGGTGGTGGTGGGCATGGGGCAGGAGGGCGCGGGGCTCGCGTACGCCTCGCTCGCGCAGGCGCCGCCGGGCGCGTTCCGCGGCGCGCTCAGCGTGGGCTTCCTCCCGCGCCTCGCGCTCGCGCGCGGCCTGTGCGTGGGCTCGGGCCTGGTGCGCGAGCGCACCGCGGACGGCACGCACGAGCTGCTGCGCCCCGCGCACCGCCTGCCCGCCCCCTGGCGCGTGCTGCCGCGCGCCGCGCCGGACGCGCCGCTGGAGGACTTCGTGAGCGCGGTGCCCGGGGCGCGCCTGCTCGCGCCCGTCAGCGGGCCCCTGCCCGAGGCGGCGAGCGCGGCGCTGGCGGCGCTGCTGCACGACACCGAGGCCGCGGCCGCGGCTCCGCCCCCGGTGGTGACGCCGCCTGCGCCCGGTGCGCCGGCGCAGGCGGGGGCGCCGCTCGCTCCGGTGGACGGGCTGCCGCTGGTGCTCGCGCCTGCGGCGCACCCCACGGGGGACGCGCTGGTGCTGCTGGTGAGCGGAGACGGAGGCTGGGCGGGCATCGACCGCGAGCTCGCGCAGGCCTTCAACGCGCAGGGCTTCAACGTGCTGGGCTGGGACTCGCTGCGCTACTTCTGGCGCAAGCGCAGCCCCGAGGAGGCGGCGGACGCGATGGGGCGCGCGCTCGCGCACTACGCGCAGGCGTGGGGCGCGAAGCGGCTCGTGCTGGTGGGCTACTCGCGCGGCGCGGACGTGCTGCCGGGCATCACCGCGCGCCTGCCGCCGGCGATGCGCGCGCGCGTAGCGCTGCTCGCCCTGCTCGGCCCCGGGCAGGAGGCGGAGTACGAGGTGCACGTGATGGACCTGCTCGGCGCGAGCGGCCGCGACGTGCACCCCATCCTCCCCGAGCTCGCGCGCCTCCCCGCGACCACCCCGGTGCTCTGCGTGTACGGCGACGAGGAGAAGGCGGACAGCCTCTGCCCTCTGCTGCAGGGGCGCGCCGGCGCGAGCGTGACGGAGCTGCCCGGCGGCCACCACTTCGAGGGCGACTACGCCACCGTCGCGCGCCACGTGCTGGGCGCGGCGCGCGGAGGTGTCCATGACCTGTAG
- a CDS encoding response regulator produces MGTGHQGTAREHPVRVLVAEDQREMRVLMCEVLRREGYEVVEAASGTELIDRLVQGMLAEGDARGPDLIVTDVRMPGCSGLEVLARLRRNDWSTPVILITAFGDLATHAEAERLGAACVLDKPFELDELVLAAISLAHPR; encoded by the coding sequence ATGGGGACGGGGCATCAGGGCACTGCGCGCGAGCACCCGGTGCGGGTGCTGGTGGCGGAGGACCAGCGCGAGATGCGCGTGCTGATGTGCGAGGTGCTGCGGCGCGAGGGCTACGAGGTGGTGGAGGCCGCGAGCGGCACCGAGCTCATCGACCGGCTGGTGCAGGGGATGCTCGCGGAAGGCGATGCGCGCGGGCCGGACCTCATCGTCACCGACGTGCGCATGCCGGGCTGCAGCGGGCTCGAGGTGCTCGCGCGCCTGCGCCGCAACGACTGGAGCACCCCCGTCATCCTCATCACCGCCTTCGGCGACCTCGCGACCCACGCCGAGGCCGAGCGCCTCGGCGCCGCGTGCGTGCTCGACAAGCCCTTCGAGCTGGACGAGCTGGTGCTCGCCGCCATCTCGCTCGCGCACCCGCGCTGA
- a CDS encoding PQQ-binding-like beta-propeller repeat protein: MGLAGLALACGGGTYEPAPVEESPPARPPDLTSNACIPRTCAELQRSCGDAQDGCGGTLSCGSCAEGQECQDRGAVAACGAPEPESFTARWVQHTPRPGTDWACSVTADGAGLTWVVVVDGDFHPALHKLDAQGQLLGTFPLPARGVGIYQCLLAPTREGGVYVSVDGVLSRVASEGAVQWQVDTGDVDGLVVDSEDAAIINTQVPWCYFERCSNGYLTRYSASGERLWKRDASTSLAGGDMFSGLAVDAQDRIYTGTDDGKLLVLSRSGEVLSERRAWVQAGQLALTPEGGYIATSGFYERITLGGQVFEAGGARYAGIIVSVGPDDALRWAHVVPEGDYRVAVSAAGQVGVLRLTHAEGCELLVLEELSPSGALQRRRELGRPSCRTDRGSTPFALAPVGEDWLIASSFEGTFDAGSGPMTSDDWDAWVMRLGR, from the coding sequence GTGGGGCTCGCAGGTCTGGCGCTCGCGTGCGGCGGGGGGACGTACGAGCCCGCGCCCGTGGAGGAGTCGCCGCCCGCCAGGCCTCCGGACCTCACGTCGAACGCGTGCATCCCCCGCACCTGCGCCGAGCTGCAGCGCAGCTGTGGCGACGCGCAGGACGGCTGTGGAGGCACGCTGAGCTGCGGCTCCTGCGCCGAGGGCCAGGAGTGCCAGGACCGCGGCGCGGTCGCGGCCTGTGGCGCGCCGGAGCCCGAGAGCTTCACCGCGCGCTGGGTGCAGCACACCCCGCGACCCGGCACCGATTGGGCTTGCAGCGTGACGGCAGACGGCGCGGGCCTCACCTGGGTGGTCGTGGTGGACGGTGACTTCCACCCTGCGCTGCACAAGCTCGACGCGCAGGGGCAGCTGCTGGGCACCTTCCCGCTGCCCGCTCGCGGCGTGGGGATCTACCAGTGCCTGCTCGCCCCCACGCGCGAAGGCGGCGTGTACGTGAGCGTCGACGGCGTCCTCAGCCGCGTCGCCTCCGAAGGCGCGGTGCAGTGGCAGGTGGACACCGGTGACGTGGACGGGCTCGTCGTGGATTCGGAGGACGCGGCCATCATCAACACCCAGGTCCCGTGGTGCTACTTCGAGCGCTGCAGCAACGGCTACCTCACCCGCTACTCGGCCAGCGGCGAGCGCCTCTGGAAGCGGGACGCCTCGACCAGCCTCGCGGGCGGCGACATGTTCTCCGGGCTCGCGGTGGATGCACAGGACCGCATCTACACGGGGACGGATGACGGGAAGCTCCTCGTCCTGTCGCGAAGTGGCGAAGTCCTGAGCGAGCGGCGCGCGTGGGTCCAAGCCGGGCAGCTCGCCCTCACCCCCGAGGGGGGCTACATCGCCACCTCCGGTTTCTACGAGCGCATCACCCTCGGCGGCCAGGTCTTCGAGGCAGGCGGGGCGCGCTACGCAGGCATCATCGTCTCGGTGGGACCGGATGATGCCCTGCGCTGGGCCCACGTCGTCCCCGAGGGGGACTATCGCGTGGCGGTGAGCGCTGCCGGACAGGTGGGCGTGCTGCGGCTCACCCACGCGGAGGGCTGCGAGCTGCTCGTCCTGGAGGAGCTCTCGCCTTCCGGTGCGCTGCAGCGCCGCCGCGAGCTGGGGCGCCCCTCGTGCCGCACGGACCGGGGGAGCACGCCGTTCGCACTCGCGCCCGTGGGCGAGGACTGGCTCATCGCGAGCAGCTTCGAGGGCACCTTCGATGCCGGCAGCGGCCCGATGACGAGCGACGACTGGGATGCGTGGGTGATGCGCCTCGGGCGCTGA
- a CDS encoding DNRLRE domain-containing protein, producing MLWRAVGGVVAVGMLTHCGGPQDTGDAEPDVTPQAQELSASATFGATADARVEAGAPTTNFGTSSTLMADLSPQSESLLRFSVTNVSGRVTRATLRLYATDGSADGPRLFLTAGGWSESTVTWNTRPAPSGAALGDKGAVSSGSWMEYDVTSAVKGNGELNFLLVATSSDGTDVASRQAGTSSQRPQLVVVSETETGTVKGAWRMPDAAGWRAGMVSLDPASQDLFVTTSNGRSDSTTWLSRVSSSGAVRWSYALTPGPLTHPGPVDAEYQQCGMKATADLKGGAYLAIAPRYAPCTYRGRSFSDGSSWLAHVDGAGNVLALRRLDAPGHTEATALAVDPSGNLVVGGSFVGTTDLGAGPLTTPDTPETPGSAGYVVEYGPDLQLRWARKFDSVGGHDGVDALAVGPSGEVLLGTTVAGDATFAGQPIPGGMAGDRLVAILVNPDSTPRWMQVLSHGYCQSGHTSGLGTAVFVTVEDSQVFQVWILERDGTLRWTRYYSGDLRTSAIGADGALRLYFDRSENRDFGDGVMRGDGQHDHVVKLGLDGNVRWVRELPAAEFEWPRTTRSLAASDTGQSFVLATYTDPQRFGDVTVPSPAGTGVYLVRLAP from the coding sequence ATGCTGTGGCGGGCAGTGGGGGGCGTGGTGGCGGTGGGGATGCTCACGCACTGTGGAGGACCGCAGGACACGGGTGACGCCGAACCGGACGTGACACCGCAGGCGCAGGAGCTGAGCGCGAGCGCGACGTTCGGAGCGACCGCCGATGCGCGCGTGGAGGCCGGGGCTCCGACGACGAACTTCGGCACCTCCTCCACGCTCATGGCAGACCTCTCGCCGCAGTCCGAGAGCCTGCTGCGCTTCAGCGTGACGAACGTGAGCGGCCGGGTGACGCGCGCCACGCTGCGCCTCTACGCGACGGACGGCTCGGCGGATGGGCCGCGCCTCTTCCTCACGGCAGGTGGCTGGAGCGAGTCCACGGTGACGTGGAACACGCGGCCCGCGCCCAGCGGCGCCGCGCTCGGCGACAAGGGCGCGGTGAGCAGCGGCAGCTGGATGGAGTACGACGTGACGTCCGCGGTGAAGGGCAACGGGGAGCTCAACTTCCTCCTCGTCGCCACCTCGAGCGACGGCACCGACGTGGCCTCGCGCCAGGCGGGTACCTCGAGTCAGCGCCCGCAGCTCGTGGTGGTGAGCGAGACCGAGACGGGCACGGTGAAGGGCGCGTGGCGGATGCCGGACGCAGCGGGCTGGAGGGCCGGGATGGTGTCGCTCGACCCGGCCTCCCAGGACCTCTTCGTCACGACCTCGAACGGGAGGAGCGACAGCACGACCTGGCTCTCGCGCGTGTCGAGCTCCGGCGCGGTGCGCTGGAGCTACGCGCTCACGCCCGGTCCGCTCACGCACCCGGGCCCCGTGGATGCCGAGTACCAGCAGTGCGGGATGAAGGCCACGGCGGACCTGAAGGGGGGCGCCTACCTCGCCATCGCGCCGCGCTACGCGCCCTGCACCTACCGCGGCCGCTCCTTCTCGGATGGGAGCAGCTGGCTCGCGCACGTGGACGGCGCGGGGAACGTGCTCGCGCTGCGCAGGTTGGATGCGCCCGGTCACACCGAAGCGACCGCGCTGGCGGTGGACCCGTCGGGCAACCTCGTCGTGGGCGGCTCCTTCGTCGGCACCACGGACCTCGGCGCCGGCCCCCTCACCACGCCGGACACACCCGAGACCCCTGGCAGCGCGGGCTACGTCGTGGAGTACGGCCCGGACCTGCAGCTGCGCTGGGCGCGCAAGTTCGACTCCGTCGGCGGCCATGACGGGGTGGATGCGCTCGCGGTGGGCCCCAGCGGCGAGGTGCTGCTCGGCACGACGGTGGCGGGTGATGCCACCTTCGCCGGTCAGCCCATCCCGGGCGGCATGGCCGGGGACCGCCTCGTCGCGATCCTGGTGAACCCGGACAGCACCCCGCGCTGGATGCAGGTTCTCAGCCATGGGTACTGCCAGTCCGGTCACACGAGCGGGCTGGGCACGGCCGTGTTCGTGACGGTGGAGGACTCGCAGGTCTTCCAGGTGTGGATCCTGGAGCGTGACGGCACGCTGCGGTGGACCCGGTACTACTCCGGCGACCTGCGCACGAGTGCGATCGGCGCGGATGGCGCCCTGCGCCTGTACTTCGATCGCTCGGAGAACAGGGACTTCGGCGACGGCGTGATGCGGGGCGACGGCCAGCACGACCACGTCGTGAAGCTCGGGCTGGACGGGAACGTGCGCTGGGTGCGCGAGCTGCCGGCAGCGGAGTTCGAGTGGCCCCGCACGACGAGGAGCCTCGCGGCGAGTGACACCGGGCAGAGCTTCGTGCTCGCGACCTATACGGATCCGCAGCGCTTCGGAGACGTCACGGTCCCATCGCCCGCGGGCACGGGCGTGTACCTCGTGCGGCTCGCACCCTGA
- a CDS encoding HipA family kinase, with product MLRTVTATRYVTPLREGGSLPAILEADDAGLYVVKFRGAGQGVKVLIAELISGELARAAGLKVPELVLLELDPVLGRAEPDSEIRDLLKASAGLNLAMDYLPASITFDPLAGPFPDAATASAVVAFDAFVTNVDRTPKNPNMLCWHRALWLIDHGASLYFHHAWDGYRERARTPFGPIKDHVLLPWSEPERIRSEWARMAAHFTPERVRDIVAAIPEGWLGGDVPFPDVAAHRAAYVDFLLERLSAAPVFIEEAARARAQLV from the coding sequence ATGTTGAGAACGGTCACTGCGACCCGCTACGTCACGCCGCTGCGCGAGGGCGGCAGCCTGCCGGCCATCCTCGAGGCGGACGACGCCGGGCTCTACGTCGTGAAGTTTCGCGGCGCGGGCCAGGGCGTGAAGGTACTCATCGCCGAGCTCATCTCCGGAGAGCTCGCGCGCGCGGCCGGCCTCAAGGTGCCGGAGCTGGTGCTGCTCGAGCTGGACCCGGTGCTGGGGCGCGCCGAGCCGGACTCGGAGATCCGCGACCTGCTCAAGGCGAGCGCGGGGCTGAACCTGGCGATGGACTACCTGCCCGCCTCCATCACCTTCGACCCGCTCGCCGGCCCCTTCCCGGACGCGGCCACCGCGAGCGCCGTCGTCGCCTTCGACGCCTTCGTCACCAACGTGGACCGCACGCCGAAGAACCCGAACATGCTGTGCTGGCACCGGGCGCTGTGGCTCATCGACCACGGCGCGAGCCTCTACTTCCACCACGCGTGGGACGGCTACCGCGAGCGCGCGCGCACGCCCTTCGGCCCCATCAAGGACCACGTGCTGCTGCCCTGGTCCGAGCCCGAGCGCATCCGCAGCGAGTGGGCGCGCATGGCCGCGCACTTCACCCCCGAGCGCGTGCGGGACATCGTGGCCGCCATCCCCGAGGGATGGCTGGGTGGCGACGTGCCCTTCCCGGACGTGGCCGCGCACCGCGCTGCCTACGTGGACTTCCTGCTCGAGCGCCTCTCGGCGGCGCCCGTCTTCATCGAGGAGGCCGCCCGTGCCCGCGCTCAGCTCGTTTGA
- a CDS encoding DUF3037 domain-containing protein: MPALSSFDYALVRVVPRVEREEFINAGVILYCLTRRFLAARIALDAGRLAALSPNADVELVRSHLESIPRVCAGGKDAGPIGQLPQKERFHWLVAPRSTILQTSAVHSGLCADPEVALEGLLRRMVLDP, translated from the coding sequence GTGCCCGCGCTCAGCTCGTTTGACTACGCGCTGGTGCGCGTGGTGCCGCGCGTGGAGCGCGAGGAGTTCATCAACGCCGGCGTCATCCTCTACTGCCTCACCCGGCGCTTCCTCGCCGCGCGCATCGCGCTGGACGCAGGCCGCCTCGCCGCGCTCTCGCCGAATGCGGACGTGGAGCTGGTGAGGAGCCACCTGGAGAGCATCCCGCGCGTCTGTGCGGGCGGGAAGGACGCGGGGCCCATCGGGCAGCTGCCGCAGAAGGAGCGCTTCCACTGGCTCGTCGCGCCGCGCAGCACCATCCTGCAGACCTCCGCCGTGCACTCGGGCCTGTGCGCGGACCCGGAGGTCGCGCTCGAGGGGCTGCTGCGGCGGATGGTCCTGGACCCCTGA
- a CDS encoding sigma-70 family RNA polymerase sigma factor has protein sequence MRELELGALITQAAEGDQAAFRELYRRFRPTVRRVAQSFTALGPAEVEDVVQDTFVRAYKELPRLRHPQAFSRWLVTIARNHALALSRGVRSRAQAAEALSQQQEEVAPALPPSLALERRAAIVRSLIAQLPEGPEKQTAELFYVEGELSAREIAERLGLGKSAITMRLERFRARVKRELLGRLLASEVE, from the coding sequence GTGAGGGAGCTCGAGCTCGGAGCACTCATCACGCAGGCGGCCGAGGGCGACCAGGCTGCCTTCCGCGAGCTGTACCGGCGCTTCCGCCCCACGGTGCGGCGCGTGGCACAGAGCTTCACCGCGCTGGGCCCCGCGGAGGTGGAGGACGTGGTGCAGGACACCTTCGTGCGCGCCTACAAGGAGCTGCCGCGGCTGCGCCACCCGCAGGCCTTCAGCCGCTGGCTGGTGACCATCGCGCGCAACCACGCGCTGGCGCTCTCGCGCGGCGTGCGCTCGCGGGCGCAGGCGGCCGAGGCGCTCTCCCAGCAGCAGGAGGAGGTGGCGCCCGCGCTGCCGCCCTCGCTCGCGCTGGAGCGGCGCGCGGCCATCGTGCGCAGCCTCATCGCGCAGCTGCCCGAGGGGCCCGAGAAGCAGACCGCGGAGCTCTTCTATGTGGAGGGCGAGCTGAGCGCGCGGGAGATCGCCGAGCGGCTGGGGCTGGGCAAGAGCGCCATCACCATGCGCCTGGAGCGCTTCCGGGCGCGGGTGAAGCGCGAGCTGCTGGGGCGCCTGCTCGCCTCGGAGGTGGAGTGA